One part of the Sorangiineae bacterium MSr11954 genome encodes these proteins:
- a CDS encoding HEAT repeat domain-containing protein, which produces MLDEIHYYRERARQAAARGNYDDAILALITVAQQTQISESDYVSILRPLESALAKKGDARSALTVGWYLSQSDRSPPDMRGERERVLDSRMLRTVPHVDRARTLASAGEVAAAGREMEESGLVASAAIYREKAGQWQEARALWSRLSQVLRGPRSAAGSMGNADAYHAALAQFNLARCAKQCGDPSQAREAIVAAVRLLEEAADHFESLGQRERAFDCFQVLVQIGREGGMFENILEGYVNCIRILREDHLKYFALQYFEDALSVAKEHKEYSAAATLAREASEYARALSLHSASTYYATVQAQLWHDVAAQQIERGAPPEIAENALLAAIVSLGELGQFVQVGVLYDKLSQMDLEPTRKAHYARAAKRYAGVRDEMLNAAQLPSHLRQDNHMTEVWHVDLVEWEQQGSAAEACADLLLNPALPDLIRRKALLTRLTAFAVEPVPKSGAIMGDGPSDAAATNARVRLAEQLSQLQMYAVLSPLERLFTRPERQVRIAVMNAMQSLFFKRSFVTVRAGLGDPDPAVVEQAARAVESLYFPHAFDPLARIVRESSSAPVRAAALRALAHVDSREAAEFLLGVLEHGAPIDRHAALEGLKRTRGSRFVELARASLGASPPDVQHALREILRARGIAA; this is translated from the coding sequence TTGCTCGACGAGATTCACTACTACCGAGAGCGCGCACGGCAAGCGGCCGCGCGGGGCAACTACGACGACGCCATTCTGGCGCTGATCACGGTCGCGCAGCAGACGCAGATCTCCGAGAGCGACTATGTCTCGATCCTGCGGCCGCTCGAGTCGGCGCTGGCCAAAAAGGGCGATGCGCGCAGCGCGCTCACGGTCGGCTGGTATTTGTCGCAGTCGGACCGGTCGCCGCCGGACATGCGCGGGGAGCGGGAGCGCGTGCTCGATTCGCGGATGCTGCGCACGGTGCCGCACGTCGATCGGGCGCGCACCTTGGCCTCGGCGGGAGAGGTCGCGGCGGCGGGGCGCGAGATGGAGGAGAGCGGCCTGGTGGCGTCGGCCGCCATTTATCGGGAGAAGGCGGGGCAGTGGCAGGAGGCGCGGGCGCTCTGGTCGCGGCTCTCGCAGGTGCTTCGAGGGCCGCGGAGCGCGGCGGGGAGCATGGGGAACGCCGACGCGTACCATGCGGCGCTGGCGCAGTTCAATCTCGCGCGGTGCGCGAAGCAGTGCGGCGATCCTTCGCAGGCGCGCGAGGCCATCGTGGCGGCGGTGCGGCTGCTCGAAGAAGCGGCGGATCACTTCGAGTCGCTCGGGCAACGGGAGCGGGCGTTCGATTGCTTTCAGGTGCTGGTGCAAATCGGGCGCGAGGGGGGGATGTTCGAGAACATCCTCGAGGGATACGTGAATTGCATTCGGATCCTTCGCGAGGATCATTTGAAGTACTTCGCGCTTCAGTACTTCGAGGATGCGCTCTCGGTCGCCAAGGAGCACAAAGAATATTCGGCCGCCGCGACCCTGGCGCGCGAAGCGTCCGAGTACGCGAGGGCGCTCTCCCTCCACTCCGCGAGCACCTACTACGCGACGGTGCAGGCGCAGCTCTGGCACGACGTGGCCGCGCAGCAGATCGAGCGCGGCGCGCCGCCCGAGATCGCGGAGAATGCGCTGCTGGCGGCCATCGTTTCGCTGGGGGAGCTGGGGCAGTTCGTGCAAGTGGGGGTGCTCTACGACAAGCTGAGTCAGATGGACTTGGAGCCGACGCGAAAGGCGCACTATGCGCGCGCGGCCAAGCGGTACGCGGGCGTTCGCGACGAGATGCTGAACGCGGCGCAGCTCCCGTCGCACCTGCGGCAGGACAATCACATGACCGAGGTGTGGCACGTCGATCTGGTGGAGTGGGAGCAGCAAGGAAGCGCGGCCGAGGCGTGCGCCGACTTGCTCCTCAACCCCGCCCTCCCCGATCTGATCCGCCGCAAGGCATTGCTGACGCGGCTCACGGCCTTCGCCGTCGAGCCGGTCCCCAAGAGCGGCGCCATCATGGGCGATGGCCCCAGCGACGCCGCCGCCACCAACGCGCGCGTGCGGCTGGCCGAGCAGCTCTCCCAGCTTCAAATGTACGCGGTGCTCTCTCCGCTCGAGCGGCTGTTCACGCGCCCCGAGCGCCAGGTGCGCATCGCGGTCATGAACGCGATGCAGTCGCTCTTCTTCAAGCGCAGCTTCGTCACCGTCCGCGCCGGCCTCGGCGATCCCGATCCCGCCGTGGTGGAGCAAGCCGCGCGCGCCGTCGAGTCCCTTTATTTTCCCCACGCCTTCGATCCGCTCGCCCGCATCGTGCGCGAATCCTCCTCCGCCCCCGTGCGCGCCGCCGCCCTGCGCGCCCTCGCCCACGTCGATTCGCGCGAGGCCGCCGAGTTTTTACTGGGCGTCCTGGAACATGGCGCGCCCATCGATCGCCACGCGGCGCTCGAGGGGCTCAAGCGAACGCGCGGCTCGCGCTTCGTCGAATTGGCGCGCGCGTCGCTCGGGGCAAGCCCGCCCGATGTGCAGCATGCGCTGCGAGAGATTTTGCGGGCGCGGGGGATCGCGGCGTGA
- a CDS encoding Uma2 family endonuclease — translation MVAVQSPRYVPYDEFLRMETQSDERHEWVDGVVRAMTRGTPEHGRLGGRFLLRVFGSLLDENCELFLSDTPIFIEAAQLHTYADVSIVCGPLVTRVVHDRNGKSIGEAVMNPTLIVEVLSDSTERYDRGSKFDAYKKLSSLKEYVLVSQNERRIEVRSLRDGEWTTQIAGAGQSIHVHGRDVAVDAIYG, via the coding sequence GTGGTCGCCGTACAAAGCCCTCGCTACGTTCCTTACGACGAGTTTCTGCGCATGGAGACGCAGAGCGACGAGCGACACGAGTGGGTGGACGGTGTAGTTCGTGCGATGACCCGGGGAACGCCCGAGCACGGGAGGCTCGGAGGACGTTTCCTCTTGCGGGTGTTTGGTTCGTTGCTCGACGAGAACTGCGAGCTGTTCTTGTCCGATACACCCATTTTCATCGAAGCCGCGCAGCTTCACACGTACGCCGACGTCAGCATCGTGTGCGGCCCCCTGGTGACACGCGTGGTGCATGACAGAAATGGCAAGAGCATCGGCGAAGCCGTGATGAACCCCACGTTGATCGTCGAAGTGCTCTCGGACTCGACGGAGCGCTACGATCGCGGCAGCAAGTTCGACGCGTACAAGAAGCTCTCTTCTCTCAAAGAATACGTGCTCGTCTCGCAGAACGAGCGCCGCATCGAGGTGCGCTCCCTTCGCGACGGCGAGTGGACGACGCAAATCGCCGGCGCAGGTCAGAGCATCCACGTGCACGGCCGCGACGTCGCCGTCGACGCCATTTACGGCTAA
- a CDS encoding SDR family NAD(P)-dependent oxidoreductase, whose protein sequence is MQRILILGATSSIAAEAAQIYALRGDRLHLVGRNPDKLAEVARRCGNVRVTTEAADFAKLESNEAVATRAMAALEGIDTVLVAHGDIGDQLASERSFQEAEAILRTNFTSVVSLLIPLANHMEAMRAGRIGVITSVAGDRGRPRNYTYGAAKGALNVYLQGLRTRLYAAGVTVTTLKLGPVDTPMTRDHAKHALFGKPAQVARDIVVAIDAGTPEAYVPSFWRAIMPVVKNTPERVFQLLPFLSGR, encoded by the coding sequence ATGCAACGCATCTTGATCCTCGGTGCCACCTCTTCGATTGCGGCCGAAGCCGCACAAATTTATGCCCTGCGGGGCGATCGACTCCACTTGGTCGGACGCAACCCCGACAAGCTCGCCGAGGTCGCGCGGCGCTGTGGGAATGTGCGGGTGACGACGGAAGCGGCCGATTTTGCCAAGCTCGAGTCGAACGAAGCGGTTGCGACGCGGGCGATGGCGGCCCTGGAAGGGATCGATACGGTGCTCGTCGCCCATGGCGATATCGGGGACCAGCTGGCGAGCGAGCGCTCGTTCCAGGAGGCGGAAGCCATTTTGCGCACCAACTTCACGAGCGTCGTGTCGTTGCTCATTCCCCTGGCGAACCATATGGAAGCGATGCGCGCGGGGCGCATCGGGGTCATTACGTCGGTCGCGGGCGACCGCGGACGACCGCGCAATTACACGTACGGCGCGGCCAAGGGCGCGCTCAATGTTTATCTTCAAGGGCTGCGCACACGGCTCTACGCCGCGGGGGTGACGGTGACCACGCTCAAGCTCGGCCCCGTCGATACGCCGATGACGCGCGATCATGCCAAGCACGCCCTGTTCGGAAAGCCCGCGCAGGTCGCGCGCGACATCGTGGTCGCCATCGACGCGGGCACACCCGAGGCATACGTGCCATCGTTTTGGCGCGCCATCATGCCGGTGGTGAAGAACACGCCCGAGCGCGTCTTCCAGCTCTTGCCGTTCCTCTCCGGGCGATGA
- a CDS encoding FAD-dependent oxidoreductase → MPLPPTFEVRLTEKRQLSPAVRELTFERGDGTPFAFEAGQWISLILPRVEGELRRSYSIASPPAGSSRFQLAITHVEGGPGSTFLHELAPGATLTAVGPQGFFTRPLDKTGPSLFIATGTGVTPLRSMIKTAVAVGHGLPMWLVFGVRRESDLLYRDEFEELAQKHPHIRFEPTLSRGSEVWTGRRGYVQTHVPDLWHALANLGLGAPHAYICGLKRMVSTVRDLLRKELNATREQVHSERYD, encoded by the coding sequence GTGCCGCTACCGCCCACGTTCGAAGTTCGATTGACCGAAAAACGCCAACTCTCCCCCGCAGTTCGGGAGCTCACCTTCGAGCGCGGCGACGGCACCCCGTTCGCGTTCGAGGCGGGGCAGTGGATCAGCCTGATTCTCCCGCGGGTCGAGGGGGAGCTTCGCCGAAGCTACTCCATCGCGTCGCCGCCCGCGGGCTCGTCGCGGTTTCAGCTGGCCATCACCCATGTCGAGGGCGGGCCGGGGTCCACGTTTTTGCACGAGCTCGCGCCGGGAGCGACCTTGACCGCGGTTGGGCCGCAGGGCTTCTTCACGCGGCCGCTCGATAAGACGGGCCCCTCCCTGTTCATCGCCACCGGAACCGGCGTGACCCCCCTGCGGAGCATGATCAAGACGGCGGTCGCGGTCGGGCACGGCTTGCCCATGTGGCTCGTCTTCGGCGTCCGCCGCGAGAGCGACCTTCTCTATCGCGACGAGTTCGAGGAGCTCGCCCAGAAGCACCCCCATATCCGCTTCGAGCCGACATTATCCCGCGGCAGCGAGGTGTGGACCGGACGCCGGGGTTATGTGCAGACGCATGTCCCGGATCTTTGGCATGCGCTGGCGAACCTGGGGCTTGGCGCGCCACACGCCTATATTTGCGGCCTCAAGCGGATGGTGAGCACGGTGCGCGATCTGCTTCGCAAGGAGTTGAACGCCACGCGCGAGCAAGTTCACTCGGAGCGTTACGACTGA
- a CDS encoding phosphatidylcholine/phosphatidylserine synthase produces MVAPRRKLDLRKTLFLLPNMITLSSIFCGFDSIRLSSEATSDDDFYRASILLVFALLFDMLDGRVARLTKTQSAFGLQIDSLADVISFACAPAILVYRWSLHQKGVLGLVVAFCFVGAGAVRLARFNVLTMGEGGKPTKPGKYIVGLTVPGAAGILISLVVANHAVAGSLAGPKYVWPMIVLTLFLTFLMVSTIKFRSFKDLRFNASSVALVAFAVGSSVVVGLQYRPAFVLIWLLSVYVGIGLFEMIVSLPRRRRERARARASLPPT; encoded by the coding sequence ATGGTAGCGCCCCGTCGAAAGCTCGATCTCAGGAAGACGCTCTTCTTGCTGCCCAACATGATCACGCTTTCGAGCATCTTCTGCGGGTTCGATTCGATCCGCCTGAGCAGCGAGGCCACGAGCGACGACGATTTTTACCGCGCCTCGATCCTGCTCGTCTTCGCGCTCCTGTTCGACATGCTCGATGGCCGCGTCGCGCGCCTCACCAAGACGCAGAGCGCCTTCGGCCTCCAAATCGACTCGCTGGCCGACGTGATCTCCTTCGCCTGCGCGCCCGCCATCCTCGTCTACCGATGGTCGCTCCATCAAAAGGGCGTGCTCGGTCTGGTGGTCGCGTTCTGCTTCGTGGGCGCCGGCGCCGTGCGCCTCGCACGTTTCAATGTGCTGACCATGGGCGAAGGTGGCAAGCCCACCAAGCCGGGCAAGTACATCGTGGGGCTCACCGTCCCGGGCGCCGCCGGCATCCTCATCTCGCTGGTGGTGGCCAACCACGCCGTCGCCGGCAGCCTGGCGGGGCCCAAGTACGTGTGGCCGATGATCGTGCTCACGTTGTTCCTGACGTTCCTGATGGTCTCGACCATCAAGTTCCGGTCGTTCAAAGACCTGCGCTTCAACGCCAGCTCGGTGGCGCTGGTGGCCTTCGCGGTAGGGTCGAGCGTCGTGGTGGGGCTGCAGTACCGGCCGGCGTTCGTCTTGATCTGGCTCCTGTCCGTCTACGTGGGCATCGGCCTCTTCGAGATGATCGTCTCGCTCCCGCGCCGCCGCCGCGAACGGGCCCGGGCGCGCGCGAGCTTGCCGCCGACCTGA